Proteins encoded within one genomic window of Alteribacter populi:
- the thiI gene encoding tRNA uracil 4-sulfurtransferase ThiI — protein sequence MTHVAYDHILIRYAELSLKGKNRKDFEKKLQQNVKTGLREFSNVKVKRVFGRMFVQLNGEDEQGVSTVLKNIFGIHSFSPALKVENDLEQMKAAGLYAIEDALSGDGGTFKVSAKRADKSFAVRSQDLNYQLGSHILINTNKVSVDVHNPDVELRVEVRQEGTYLTCKTVKGPGGLPIGTGGKVMLMLSGGIDSPVAGFQLFKRGVELEAIHFHSPPFTNERALQKVEDLTKVLSRYAGNSIRLHIVPFTEAQKKIHDVVPDQYEMTIMRRVMLRIAERISQKRGSLAIANGESLGQVASQTLESMHTINDVTSMPVLRPLIAMDKLEVIDIAKEIDTYELSILPYEDCCTIFLPPQIKTKPNKEKAEKFESSLDIQSMVDDAVERTFEKNLSSTDVLDKEFEDFL from the coding sequence ATGACACATGTAGCTTATGATCATATTTTAATCCGGTATGCAGAGCTTTCTTTGAAGGGGAAAAACAGAAAAGATTTTGAAAAAAAACTACAACAGAATGTTAAAACAGGATTACGTGAATTTTCAAATGTAAAAGTGAAACGGGTGTTTGGTCGTATGTTTGTTCAGTTAAACGGGGAAGATGAACAAGGTGTATCGACCGTTTTAAAAAATATCTTTGGCATTCATTCATTTAGTCCGGCTTTAAAGGTGGAAAATGATCTTGAACAAATGAAAGCAGCTGGTTTGTATGCGATTGAGGACGCTCTTTCCGGTGATGGAGGCACATTTAAAGTGAGTGCCAAAAGGGCAGATAAATCGTTCGCTGTCCGATCTCAAGATTTAAATTATCAGCTTGGCTCACATATTTTAATCAATACAAATAAAGTTTCAGTGGACGTTCACAATCCTGATGTAGAATTACGCGTGGAGGTGCGCCAAGAAGGAACTTACCTCACTTGTAAGACTGTTAAAGGCCCAGGAGGTCTTCCGATAGGAACGGGTGGTAAAGTGATGCTTATGCTTTCTGGAGGCATTGATAGTCCTGTTGCCGGGTTTCAATTATTCAAACGGGGTGTAGAGCTCGAAGCCATTCACTTTCATAGTCCACCGTTTACTAATGAACGTGCGCTTCAAAAAGTAGAAGACTTAACTAAAGTATTGTCCCGTTATGCGGGAAATTCGATTCGTTTGCACATCGTTCCTTTTACAGAGGCTCAAAAAAAAATTCATGACGTCGTGCCTGATCAGTATGAAATGACGATTATGCGACGTGTAATGCTGCGTATTGCCGAGAGAATTTCTCAGAAAAGAGGTTCCTTGGCGATTGCCAATGGAGAAAGTCTAGGTCAAGTAGCAAGTCAGACATTAGAGAGTATGCACACGATTAATGATGTAACGTCCATGCCAGTGCTAAGGCCATTAATCGCGATGGATAAACTCGAGGTTATTGATATTGCGAAAGAGATTGATACTTATGAACTGTCGATCTTACCATATGAAGATTGCTGCACCATTTTTTTACCACCTCAAATAAAAACAAAACCGAACAAAGAAAAAGCAGAGAAATTTGAAAGCTCATTGGATATCCAATCGATGGTTGATGACGCTGTTGAACGAACATTTGAGAAAAACCTATCATCAACAGATGTATTAGATAAAGAATTTGAAGACTTTCTGTAA
- a CDS encoding cysteine desulfurase family protein produces the protein MIYFDNSATTRPYKEVIDTFAKISFDYFGNPSSLHPFGKYAERLLVQTREKAASLLSVHPQEILFTSGGTEGNNLAIKGTAYQHKARGNHLITTAAEHASSYETFKQLEKEGFQVTYLPINEQGVVRLEDVKKAITHQTTLVSLIHVNNELGSINPIAEIGHYLSEFPKIRFHVDHVQGIGKVPLNFKEARVDLCTLSAHKFHGLKGSGMLYVGQGVLLSPIILGGSQENRMRAGTENVAGATAMVKALRLVTENASVKTSELMAMTDYLIEGLSEVPGVVINTPQQHAPHIVNFSVPGLKPEVIVQSYAEREIYVSTKSACSSKLSEPSRVLNACGFAKDRASSGVRVSLSFENTMEEMTLFINYTKELIPSLLKVVNK, from the coding sequence ATGATTTATTTTGATAATAGTGCAACAACGAGGCCTTATAAAGAAGTGATTGATACGTTTGCAAAAATATCGTTTGATTACTTTGGAAATCCTTCTTCGTTACATCCCTTCGGAAAGTATGCAGAGAGGCTCCTCGTACAAACAAGAGAAAAAGCAGCCTCTCTTCTATCCGTTCATCCTCAGGAAATTCTTTTCACCTCTGGAGGAACAGAGGGGAACAATCTCGCTATTAAAGGGACGGCTTACCAGCATAAAGCAAGAGGAAACCATCTCATCACGACTGCTGCTGAACATGCTTCGAGCTACGAGACCTTCAAGCAACTTGAAAAAGAAGGATTTCAAGTTACCTACCTCCCTATAAACGAGCAAGGTGTTGTTCGGTTAGAGGATGTAAAAAAAGCGATTACTCATCAGACTACCCTTGTTTCCTTAATACATGTAAATAACGAATTAGGGTCAATTAATCCGATTGCGGAAATCGGTCATTATTTATCCGAGTTTCCGAAGATTCGTTTTCATGTTGATCATGTACAAGGAATTGGCAAAGTTCCCTTAAATTTCAAAGAAGCAAGAGTGGATCTTTGTACGTTGTCCGCTCATAAATTTCACGGTTTAAAAGGTAGTGGAATGTTATATGTAGGGCAAGGAGTACTCCTTTCACCGATTATTTTGGGAGGTAGTCAGGAAAATAGAATGAGGGCAGGGACTGAAAACGTCGCAGGAGCAACTGCCATGGTGAAGGCACTTCGACTTGTTACTGAGAATGCCTCTGTAAAAACAAGTGAGCTGATGGCAATGACAGACTACCTGATCGAAGGTCTGAGCGAAGTCCCAGGGGTGGTTATTAATACGCCTCAACAGCATGCACCTCATATTGTTAATTTTTCAGTACCGGGTTTAAAACCAGAAGTTATCGTCCAGTCCTACGCTGAAAGGGAGATATATGTTTCTACAAAGAGTGCATGTTCTTCAAAGCTATCAGAACCGAGCAGAGTTTTGAATGCATGCGGATTTGCCAAAGATCGCGCCTCAAGTGGTGTAAGAGTTTCGTTATCTTTTGAAAATACTATGGAAGAAATGACATTATTTATTAACTATACGAAGGAATTGATTCCTTCTCTTTTAAAGGTGGTAAACAAATGA
- the brnQ gene encoding branched-chain amino acid transport system II carrier protein: MQSSSFTKKETLALGLMMFALFLGAGNLIFPPAMGQEAGTSLWAATLGFLVTGVGLPVLAIVAIAKSGGNLQEVSNKVGPLFGAIFPLIAYMAIGPLFGIPRTGSVAFEIGALPYLGDGNHTFPLFIFTVIFFAVSYWLSLNPSKLVSRLGKYLTPVLVILLGLLAISGLINPVGAIQSPTENYEQYSFFTGFLEGYLTMDAIAALVFGIVIISRMQERGITDRGIIAKKSVQIGLIAGVGLALVYFSLAYLGATSVTELGMLENGGLILTGVSQLLLGNIGLIMLSFVITIACLTTSVGLISAFGEYLKKVIPAVPYPLTIGIIALFSLIMANMGLTQLIQFSLPMLIMIYPVAIVLIVLSLTETFFQKKQSVFKGAVIGAALISIPEGLITGGLVGEGIVTLFNAIPLSEVGVAWVLPAVIGGIIGYFLSSQAKSVN, from the coding sequence ATGCAATCTTCATCATTCACAAAAAAGGAAACGCTTGCACTTGGACTTATGATGTTTGCTCTTTTCCTTGGAGCAGGAAATTTAATTTTCCCACCAGCTATGGGACAAGAAGCTGGGACATCCTTATGGGCAGCAACTCTTGGTTTTCTTGTAACAGGAGTAGGTCTACCCGTATTGGCCATTGTTGCAATCGCAAAATCTGGAGGAAACCTTCAGGAAGTATCAAACAAAGTGGGTCCTTTGTTCGGGGCAATTTTCCCACTTATAGCCTATATGGCAATCGGACCTTTGTTCGGTATACCACGTACAGGGAGTGTCGCTTTTGAAATCGGAGCTCTCCCATATTTAGGAGATGGAAATCATACCTTTCCTTTATTTATTTTTACTGTTATTTTTTTTGCCGTTAGTTATTGGTTATCTTTAAATCCATCCAAACTTGTTTCAAGGCTGGGAAAATACCTTACGCCTGTCCTTGTTATTCTTCTAGGATTATTAGCGATCAGCGGTTTGATCAACCCTGTAGGTGCGATACAAAGCCCGACCGAAAACTATGAGCAGTATTCATTTTTCACCGGTTTTCTAGAAGGTTATTTGACCATGGATGCAATTGCTGCACTCGTTTTTGGAATCGTTATCATTTCCAGAATGCAGGAAAGAGGAATTACCGACCGTGGAATTATCGCGAAAAAGTCGGTCCAAATTGGCTTAATTGCGGGCGTCGGACTTGCCCTTGTCTACTTCTCGTTAGCTTATCTTGGGGCAACAAGTGTAACTGAACTTGGGATGCTGGAAAACGGGGGGCTCATTTTAACAGGTGTCTCCCAATTATTATTAGGAAATATAGGATTGATCATGTTATCTTTTGTGATTACCATTGCCTGCCTGACAACTTCTGTTGGTCTAATCTCTGCATTTGGTGAGTATTTAAAAAAGGTCATACCTGCAGTCCCTTATCCTCTTACAATTGGGATTATCGCTCTTTTCAGTTTAATCATGGCGAATATGGGACTTACCCAACTTATTCAATTTTCACTGCCTATGCTAATAATGATTTATCCAGTTGCTATTGTATTAATTGTATTGTCACTAACAGAAACATTTTTTCAAAAGAAGCAGAGTGTATTTAAGGGAGCCGTTATCGGCGCAGCACTTATCAGTATCCCTGAAGGTCTCATTACAGGTGGTTTAGTAGGTGAAGGTATCGTAACATTATTTAACGCCATTCCACTTTCCGAAGTTGGAGTTGCGTGGGTTCTTCCGGCAGTAATCGGGGGTATCATTGGTTACTTTTTATCCTCACAAGCTAAAAGCGTAAACTAA
- the ezrA gene encoding septation ring formation regulator EzrA: MSAVIIYALIGLLIVGIIIGSLSRKRVYKEVDRLEQWKMTIMNEPVTEEISKIKGLTMSGETEQRFESWRAEWDDIVTHQLPDIEEKMFDVEESANRYRFRKSKRLLSEIDYTLAAIETHMKNMIEEIDELVESEERNREEISEVKHYYDETKKKLWVKRSTLGNTVASLDDMMKEMNTSFEKFNEETEEGNYLQARTVLTRMKEILQRVNLLMEEVPQYLILIEKDIPKQLLDLEKGLAEMEEKGFPIKHFSFSSQIIEIRERLITFASLLDQVKIEEIKEPTEEMQKEIDGIYEELEYEALSKQVVTQQISELAQRVNHLPTLYQHLIEETEEVKLNYRLSEEEYKNQYKLEKTVKDITQQFLLIEDYTENQKQTYTSIRTMVDEFMTQLEDGEQKLRGAKEVLEEMRSDERKAEETLRQLKQRLITGQKRLQKSNIPGLPSHILKEMDNAEEYFIQASNKLDEVPLSIDEVTSHVDKAYDHIENFMDVLNEMIEKATLAEKVIQYGNRYRRQDDRINIQLLQAEDAFRNYQYEEALDISVKAIKPYDPQIVEKVQTDEVIQPSV; the protein is encoded by the coding sequence ATGTCTGCTGTGATCATTTACGCGCTTATTGGATTATTAATTGTGGGAATTATCATTGGCTCACTTTCGAGAAAACGAGTTTATAAAGAAGTAGATCGCTTGGAACAATGGAAAATGACGATAATGAATGAACCGGTTACTGAGGAAATATCGAAAATTAAGGGATTAACAATGTCTGGTGAAACCGAACAACGTTTTGAATCATGGCGCGCAGAGTGGGACGACATCGTGACTCATCAACTTCCCGATATTGAAGAGAAAATGTTTGATGTAGAAGAATCTGCGAATCGTTATAGGTTTAGAAAAAGTAAAAGGCTGCTTTCGGAAATAGATTATACACTTGCTGCAATTGAAACACATATGAAGAATATGATTGAGGAAATTGATGAACTTGTGGAAAGTGAGGAAAGAAACCGGGAAGAAATCAGTGAAGTAAAGCATTATTACGATGAGACGAAAAAGAAGCTCTGGGTTAAGCGAAGTACGCTTGGTAACACCGTTGCCAGTTTAGATGACATGATGAAAGAAATGAATACGTCCTTTGAAAAGTTTAATGAGGAAACAGAAGAAGGTAACTACCTTCAAGCTAGGACTGTACTCACCCGTATGAAGGAAATCCTTCAAAGGGTTAATTTGCTTATGGAAGAGGTTCCACAATACCTTATTTTAATTGAAAAAGATATACCGAAACAATTATTAGATTTGGAAAAAGGTTTAGCGGAAATGGAGGAGAAAGGATTTCCAATAAAACACTTTTCATTTTCTTCGCAAATTATTGAGATAAGGGAACGGTTGATCACGTTTGCCTCTCTATTAGATCAAGTTAAAATTGAAGAAATAAAGGAACCTACAGAAGAAATGCAAAAAGAGATAGATGGCATTTATGAAGAATTAGAATACGAAGCTCTTTCTAAACAGGTTGTGACTCAACAAATTTCAGAATTAGCGCAAAGAGTAAACCACTTGCCGACCCTTTACCAGCACTTAATCGAAGAAACAGAAGAGGTAAAGCTTAATTACCGCCTGTCAGAAGAAGAGTATAAAAATCAATATAAATTAGAAAAAACTGTGAAAGACATTACACAGCAATTTTTACTCATTGAAGATTATACGGAAAATCAGAAACAAACCTATACTTCTATACGAACGATGGTCGATGAATTTATGACACAACTGGAAGATGGGGAACAGAAGCTGCGTGGTGCCAAGGAAGTATTAGAGGAAATGAGAAGTGATGAGAGAAAAGCTGAAGAGACGTTAAGACAATTAAAACAAAGACTTATTACAGGTCAAAAACGATTACAGAAGAGTAATATTCCAGGGCTACCGAGCCACATTTTAAAAGAGATGGATAATGCGGAGGAATACTTCATACAAGCATCGAATAAGCTTGACGAAGTTCCACTATCCATCGATGAAGTGACAAGCCACGTTGATAAAGCATACGATCATATTGAGAATTTCATGGATGTTCTGAATGAAATGATTGAAAAGGCGACGCTTGCCGAGAAGGTAATTCAGTATGGGAATCGTTATCGAAGACAAGATGATCGAATTAATATTCAACTTCTTCAAGCGGAGGATGCTTTTCGTAACTATCAGTATGAAGAAGCTCTGGATATCAGCGTTAAAGCAATAAAGCCTTATGACCCACAAATCGTAGAAAAAGTCCAAACTGATGAAGTTATCCAGCCGAGTGTTTAA
- the hisJ gene encoding histidinol-phosphatase HisJ: MITYDGHVHTPFCPHGSSDSLESYVEAAIQLGYKGMTFAEHAPLPATFCDPVPAQDSAMTFSKLNHYLEEVKLLKEQYQRHFTIRIGLEVDYIEGFEEETRSFLNEVGPFLDDAILSVHFIRLADRYICMDYSPESFKECVLELGSVEAVYDCYFETVLKSIHANLGFHKPERIGHVTLVRKFQKQFPATFPYINKLKPIFAEMKKRNLSLDINGAGVKKPLCEESYPPVEIEKLVSEYQIHCIYGSDAHAASQLASGAAIVQPFFRSK, translated from the coding sequence TTGATTACATATGATGGCCACGTGCATACCCCATTTTGCCCTCACGGCAGCTCCGACTCATTGGAAAGCTATGTTGAAGCAGCCATCCAATTAGGATACAAAGGGATGACTTTTGCCGAACATGCACCCTTGCCCGCAACGTTTTGTGATCCTGTTCCTGCTCAAGATAGTGCTATGACATTTTCTAAGCTCAATCATTACTTAGAGGAAGTCAAGCTACTTAAGGAGCAATATCAACGTCATTTTACTATTCGTATTGGTCTGGAAGTCGACTATATTGAAGGTTTTGAGGAAGAAACTCGAAGCTTTTTAAATGAAGTAGGCCCTTTTTTAGACGATGCAATTTTGTCGGTTCACTTTATTCGATTGGCTGACCGCTATATATGTATGGACTATTCCCCAGAGTCATTTAAAGAATGTGTTCTTGAATTAGGCTCCGTAGAAGCAGTTTATGACTGCTATTTTGAAACAGTCCTAAAGTCTATCCATGCAAATTTAGGGTTCCACAAACCTGAACGCATCGGACATGTGACGCTCGTAAGGAAGTTTCAAAAGCAATTCCCAGCGACTTTTCCATACATAAATAAGCTTAAACCGATATTTGCAGAAATGAAAAAGCGCAACCTTTCGTTGGATATTAATGGCGCTGGAGTTAAGAAACCATTGTGTGAGGAAAGCTATCCACCTGTTGAGATTGAAAAACTCGTGTCCGAATATCAAATTCATTGTATT